The Mycobacterium sp. 3519A genome contains a region encoding:
- a CDS encoding error-prone DNA polymerase, with protein sequence MSWFTGPPSWTEMQRVLNSKPRRAGWPIDQPNGDGGDSPAWSSKRGEYQPLDVERPRSSVPYAELHAHSAYSFLDGASTPEELVEEAARLDLRAIALTDHDGLYGVVRFAEAAKELDMQTVFGAELSLGGGDRTEDPDPPGPHLLVLARGPEGYRRLSRELAKAHLAGGEKGKLRYDYDALTEAAGGHWHILTGCRKGHVRQALSSGGPEAAGRALADLVDRFGRSRVSIELTHHGHPLDDERNAALAELAPRFGVGVVAATAAHFAAPSRGRLAMAMGAIRARNSIDEAAGYLAPLGGSHLRSGEEMARLFAGTPEVVTAAAELGEQCAFGLALIAPQLPPFDVPDGHTEDSWLRHLVMQGARDRYGPPERAPRAYAQIEHELKTIEQLTFPGYFLVVHDITRFCKENGILAQGRGSAANSAVCYALGVTNVDPVANELLFERFLSPARDGPPDIDIDIESDLREQAIQYVYDRYGRDYAAQVANVITYRGRSAVRDMARALGFSQGQQDAWSKQIGQWGNLAEAPHVEDIPQPVIDLAMQISNLPRHMGIHSGGMVICDRPIADVCPVEWARMANRSVLQWDKDDCAAIGLVKFDMLGLGMLSALHYCIDLVAEHKGIEVDLAKLDLSEPAVYEMLQKADSVGVFQVESRAQMATLPRLKPRVFYDLVVEVALIRPGPIQGGSVHPYIKRRNGVEPVTYDHPSMEPALRKTLGVPLFQEQLMQLAVDCAGFSAAEADQLRRAMGSKRSTERMRRLRGRFYDGMRERHGITGEVADRIYEKLEAFANFGFPESHSLSFASLVFYSSWFKLHHPAAFCAALLRAQPMGFYSPQSLVADARRHGVSVHGPDVNASLAYATLENAGTEVRLGLGAVRHIGDELAEQIVEERKANGPFASLLDLTGRVQLSVPQTEALATAGALACFGITRREGLWAAGAAARERPDRLPGVGSATGAPALPGMTDLELAAADVWATGISPDSYPTQFLREDLEAIGVVPADQLLSVPDGTRVLVAGAVTHRQRPATAQGVTFINLEDETGMVNVLCAPGVWARHRKLAQTASALLIRGQVQNATGAVTVVADRMGKLTLKVSSKSRDFR encoded by the coding sequence GTGAGCTGGTTCACCGGGCCGCCGAGCTGGACGGAAATGCAGCGGGTGCTCAACAGCAAGCCCCGCCGCGCCGGCTGGCCCATCGACCAGCCGAACGGTGACGGCGGCGACAGCCCGGCCTGGTCGAGCAAGCGGGGCGAATACCAGCCGCTCGATGTGGAGCGGCCCAGGTCGTCGGTGCCGTACGCCGAATTGCACGCGCACTCGGCGTACAGCTTTCTCGACGGCGCCAGCACACCGGAGGAACTCGTCGAGGAGGCCGCCCGCCTCGATCTGCGCGCCATCGCACTGACCGACCACGACGGGCTCTACGGGGTGGTGCGGTTCGCGGAAGCCGCCAAGGAACTGGACATGCAGACGGTGTTCGGCGCCGAGCTGTCCCTCGGCGGCGGCGACCGCACCGAGGACCCCGACCCGCCGGGACCGCACCTGCTGGTGTTGGCCCGTGGGCCGGAGGGCTACCGGCGGCTGTCGCGGGAACTCGCCAAGGCGCACCTGGCTGGCGGGGAGAAGGGCAAGCTGCGCTACGACTACGACGCGCTGACCGAGGCGGCCGGCGGGCATTGGCACATCCTGACTGGGTGTCGCAAAGGCCATGTCCGCCAGGCACTTTCCTCAGGCGGCCCCGAAGCCGCAGGCAGAGCGCTCGCCGACCTGGTGGACCGGTTCGGGCGGAGCAGGGTCAGCATCGAACTGACCCATCACGGCCATCCCCTCGACGACGAGCGCAACGCCGCGCTTGCCGAACTCGCGCCGCGATTCGGTGTCGGCGTGGTGGCCGCCACCGCAGCCCACTTCGCCGCGCCGTCGCGGGGCAGGCTGGCCATGGCGATGGGCGCCATCCGGGCCCGCAATTCGATCGACGAAGCGGCCGGTTACCTTGCCCCGCTTGGCGGTTCGCACCTGCGGTCGGGGGAGGAGATGGCGCGGCTGTTCGCAGGTACTCCCGAGGTGGTGACGGCGGCGGCCGAACTCGGTGAGCAGTGCGCGTTCGGGCTGGCGCTGATCGCCCCACAACTGCCGCCGTTCGACGTTCCCGACGGCCACACCGAGGACAGCTGGCTGAGGCACCTGGTCATGCAGGGCGCGCGGGACCGGTACGGCCCGCCGGAGCGGGCGCCGCGGGCCTACGCCCAGATCGAGCATGAGCTGAAAACCATTGAACAGCTGACGTTTCCGGGCTACTTCCTGGTGGTGCACGACATCACCCGGTTCTGCAAGGAGAACGGTATCCTCGCCCAGGGCCGTGGCTCGGCGGCCAACTCGGCGGTCTGCTACGCGCTCGGGGTCACCAACGTCGACCCGGTCGCCAACGAGTTGCTCTTCGAACGGTTCCTGTCCCCGGCGCGCGACGGGCCACCCGACATCGACATCGACATCGAATCCGACCTGCGCGAGCAGGCGATTCAGTACGTCTACGACCGCTACGGCCGTGACTACGCCGCGCAGGTCGCCAACGTCATCACCTACCGCGGTCGCAGCGCGGTGCGTGACATGGCCCGCGCGCTCGGCTTCTCGCAGGGGCAGCAGGATGCGTGGAGCAAGCAGATCGGCCAGTGGGGAAATCTGGCCGAAGCGCCCCACGTCGAGGACATCCCGCAACCCGTGATCGACCTGGCCATGCAGATCTCCAACCTGCCCCGGCACATGGGCATCCATTCCGGCGGCATGGTCATCTGCGACCGGCCGATCGCCGACGTGTGCCCGGTGGAGTGGGCCAGGATGGCGAACCGCAGTGTCCTGCAATGGGATAAAGACGACTGCGCGGCAATCGGTTTGGTGAAGTTCGACATGCTGGGCCTCGGCATGCTCTCGGCGCTGCACTACTGCATCGACCTGGTGGCCGAGCACAAGGGCATCGAGGTCGACCTGGCGAAGCTGGACCTGTCCGAGCCCGCGGTGTACGAGATGCTGCAGAAGGCCGACTCCGTCGGCGTGTTTCAAGTGGAGTCGCGTGCGCAGATGGCCACCCTGCCCCGGCTCAAACCGCGGGTGTTCTACGACCTGGTGGTCGAGGTCGCGCTGATCCGTCCTGGGCCGATCCAGGGCGGGTCGGTGCACCCCTACATCAAGCGGCGCAACGGCGTCGAGCCCGTCACCTACGACCACCCGTCGATGGAGCCTGCGCTGCGGAAGACGTTGGGGGTGCCGCTGTTTCAGGAGCAGCTCATGCAACTGGCGGTCGACTGCGCAGGCTTCTCCGCCGCCGAGGCCGACCAGTTGCGTCGGGCGATGGGGTCCAAGCGCTCCACCGAGCGGATGCGACGGCTGCGCGGCCGGTTCTACGACGGCATGCGCGAACGGCACGGTATCACCGGCGAGGTGGCCGACCGGATCTACGAGAAGCTGGAAGCGTTCGCCAATTTCGGTTTCCCAGAGAGTCATTCGCTGAGCTTCGCCTCGCTGGTGTTCTACTCGTCGTGGTTCAAGCTGCACCACCCCGCGGCGTTCTGCGCGGCGCTGCTGCGGGCGCAGCCGATGGGCTTCTACTCACCGCAGTCGCTGGTGGCCGACGCTCGCAGACACGGGGTGAGCGTGCACGGTCCCGACGTGAACGCCAGCCTGGCGTACGCCACGCTGGAGAACGCGGGTACGGAGGTGCGGCTGGGTTTGGGGGCGGTCCGTCACATCGGTGACGAGTTGGCCGAGCAGATCGTCGAGGAGCGAAAGGCCAATGGGCCGTTCGCTTCTCTTCTCGACTTGACGGGTCGCGTGCAGCTGTCGGTCCCGCAGACCGAGGCGCTGGCCACCGCAGGAGCGCTGGCCTGCTTCGGGATCACCCGTCGCGAGGGGCTGTGGGCGGCCGGTGCGGCCGCCAGGGAGCGCCCCGACCGGCTGCCGGGGGTGGGGTCGGCGACGGGGGCTCCCGCCTTGCCCGGCATGACCGACCTGGAGTTGGCCGCAGCCGATGTGTGGGCCACCGGCATCTCACCGGACAGCTATCCGACCCAGTTCCTGCGGGAAGACCTCGAGGCCATCGGCGTGGTACCCGCCGATCAACTGCTGTCGGTGCCCGACGGAACGCGGGTGCTGGTAGCGGGTGCGGTGACGCACCGGCAGCGGCCCGCCACCGCGCAGGGCGTCACGTTCATCAACCTCGAAGACGAGACCGGGATGGTCAACGTGTTGTGCGCACCGGGGGTGTGGGCCCGGCATCGCAAGCTCGCGCAGACGGCGTCGGCGCTGCTGATCCGCGGGCAGGTGCAGAACGCCACCGGTGCGGTGACGGTCGTCGCCGACCGAATGGGCAAGCTCACCTTGAAGGTCAGCTCGAAAAGTCGTGACTTCCGCTAG